A region from the Nonlabens sp. YIK11 genome encodes:
- the surE gene encoding 5'/3'-nucleotidase SurE, with protein sequence MKDKKRPLILVTNDDGITAKGIRTLVDIANKLGDVVVVAPDKPQSAMGHAITINDTLYVKEFKMHDYDHKEYTTSGTPVDCVKMASHEILERKPDLCVSGINHGSNSAINVIYSGTMSAAMEAGIEGIPAIGFSLCDYDADADFEPARPFVENIIKQVLENGMSKGVILNVNIPKATAEELKGVKICRQANAYWEEEFDKRTNPYGKDYYWLTGKFVNDDKGEDTDEWALEHNYISIVPTQFDLTAHHYIKELNTWEFEN encoded by the coding sequence ATGAAAGATAAAAAAAGACCATTGATACTGGTAACCAATGATGATGGTATTACCGCAAAGGGAATCAGGACACTGGTAGACATTGCAAACAAGTTAGGAGATGTGGTTGTAGTCGCTCCAGATAAGCCGCAAAGCGCCATGGGACATGCGATCACGATCAACGACACGCTTTATGTTAAGGAGTTCAAGATGCATGATTATGACCACAAGGAATATACGACCAGTGGTACACCGGTCGATTGTGTCAAGATGGCCAGTCATGAAATTTTAGAAAGAAAGCCTGATTTATGTGTGAGTGGTATCAATCACGGCAGCAATAGTGCGATCAACGTGATTTACAGCGGTACCATGAGTGCTGCAATGGAAGCCGGCATTGAAGGTATTCCTGCCATTGGATTCTCACTTTGTGATTATGACGCAGATGCAGATTTTGAACCAGCTCGTCCCTTTGTTGAAAACATTATTAAACAAGTTTTGGAAAACGGAATGTCCAAAGGCGTCATTCTAAACGTCAATATTCCCAAAGCCACTGCCGAAGAATTAAAAGGAGTGAAGATATGCCGACAGGCTAATGCCTACTGGGAAGAGGAGTTTGACAAAAGAACCAATCCCTATGGTAAAGATTACTACTGGTTGACCGGTAAATTTGTCAACGATGATAAAGGAGAAGATACTGATGAATGGGCACTGGAACACAATTATATTTCTATCGTACCTACTCAATTTGACCTAACGGCGCACCATTACATCAAGGAATTAAACACTTGGGAATTTGAGAATTAA
- a CDS encoding carboxy terminal-processing peptidase — translation MSFLKNNIAIGIITLMVATASCSFINNDIDPGDKEKEELLIELINHVLRRNHYQPADLTDQFSQDVFKNFVYELDPAKRYFLASDYEDFKTFEFLIDDQIRDGRVDLFNIVYERLLKREKESEQIFKEVIDKPFDFTVEESIDADFEKMPYAKNRKELKDHWRKLLKRSTIVIFNDKIETQEEKIKNGELSLDKKKSLAELENEARMEVKKSMEENFDLNDDVERLDYFSLFLNNITTHFDPHTNYFAPQSKDRFDTSISGTLEGIGARLQKKMDNIEILEIISGGPAWTSGKLEKGDQILRVAQEKDTVATSIVGMRISDAVDLIKGPKGTKVTLTLKKVDGSIKDVTLVRDVVLIEETFAKTALIQDDSINYGIINLPKFYFSTENSEARASGDDVAKEIVKLKQEGMEGLIIDLRNNGGGSLREVIEMAGLFIPDGPVVQVGLKNNRTQTLNDDDNGAVLWNGPLVILVNELSASASEILAAALQDYDRAIVIGSKQTFGKGTVQNFDDLNRYVQTSEFGDLGALKLTTQKFYRINGGSTQLEGVKSDVVAPDRYSYIEIGERDEDYPLPYDEIAPAKYKKFKGYLNLAESIAASQKRIDNNEYFQLIDKNAKWLADQRDENEIPLSIKSYQERLKKLEDETDQFNKLDEYKNSLTVNSLKDEKLLIEKDSSLANKRKRWHETINQDMYIEEAVNVLKDLKTNTIKDNGMTIKN, via the coding sequence ATGAGTTTCCTAAAAAATAATATTGCTATAGGTATTATCACGCTTATGGTAGCTACTGCAAGCTGCAGTTTTATAAATAATGATATTGATCCAGGAGATAAGGAAAAGGAAGAACTTCTTATAGAATTGATCAATCACGTGTTGCGCCGCAACCACTATCAGCCCGCAGATCTCACCGATCAATTCTCGCAGGATGTCTTCAAAAATTTTGTTTACGAACTCGATCCCGCCAAACGTTATTTCCTAGCGAGCGATTATGAGGACTTCAAGACATTTGAATTTTTAATAGACGACCAGATACGCGATGGACGTGTGGACTTGTTCAACATTGTTTATGAACGTTTACTTAAAAGAGAAAAAGAATCTGAACAAATATTCAAGGAAGTCATTGACAAACCTTTTGACTTTACCGTAGAAGAAAGCATAGATGCCGATTTTGAGAAAATGCCTTATGCGAAAAACCGCAAGGAACTCAAAGATCACTGGAGGAAACTGTTAAAGCGTTCTACGATTGTGATTTTCAACGACAAGATTGAAACCCAAGAAGAAAAAATCAAAAATGGCGAGTTGTCACTAGACAAAAAGAAATCCCTAGCCGAGTTAGAAAATGAGGCTCGCATGGAAGTCAAAAAATCCATGGAAGAAAATTTTGATTTGAATGACGATGTGGAGCGATTGGATTATTTCTCTTTGTTCTTGAACAACATCACGACTCACTTTGATCCACATACCAATTATTTTGCACCGCAATCCAAGGATAGATTTGATACTTCCATAAGCGGTACTTTAGAAGGAATTGGTGCCAGACTTCAAAAGAAGATGGATAACATTGAAATTTTGGAAATCATTTCTGGTGGACCGGCATGGACGAGTGGTAAGCTAGAAAAAGGTGATCAAATCTTAAGAGTAGCTCAAGAAAAAGATACGGTTGCCACAAGTATTGTAGGAATGCGCATTAGTGATGCTGTTGACTTGATCAAAGGACCTAAAGGAACTAAAGTTACTCTTACCCTGAAAAAAGTCGACGGTAGTATTAAAGATGTGACTCTAGTAAGAGACGTGGTTCTTATTGAAGAAACATTTGCAAAAACTGCCTTGATACAAGATGACTCGATCAACTATGGTATCATCAACTTGCCTAAATTCTATTTTAGTACAGAAAATAGTGAGGCTAGAGCATCAGGTGACGATGTGGCAAAAGAAATCGTCAAACTTAAGCAAGAAGGCATGGAAGGACTCATCATTGATTTGAGAAATAACGGTGGTGGATCTTTGAGAGAAGTAATAGAGATGGCTGGACTTTTCATTCCAGATGGTCCAGTAGTCCAAGTTGGCTTAAAAAATAACCGCACTCAAACTTTAAATGACGATGATAATGGTGCTGTATTATGGAATGGTCCATTAGTGATTCTAGTCAACGAATTAAGTGCCAGCGCTTCAGAAATTCTAGCAGCGGCATTACAGGATTACGATCGCGCGATTGTAATAGGTAGCAAGCAAACCTTTGGTAAAGGAACTGTTCAAAATTTTGATGATTTGAATCGTTACGTACAAACTTCAGAATTTGGTGACCTAGGTGCCCTAAAGTTAACTACCCAGAAGTTCTATAGAATCAATGGTGGTAGTACGCAGTTGGAAGGTGTCAAAAGTGATGTAGTAGCTCCAGATCGTTACAGTTATATAGAAATAGGTGAACGTGATGAGGATTATCCATTGCCTTATGATGAGATTGCCCCAGCGAAATACAAAAAATTCAAGGGTTACCTCAATCTTGCAGAAAGCATCGCGGCTTCCCAAAAACGAATCGACAACAATGAATATTTTCAATTGATTGATAAAAACGCAAAATGGTTGGCAGACCAGCGTGATGAAAATGAAATTCCATTGAGCATCAAATCCTATCAGGAGCGTTTGAAAAAATTGGAAGATGAAACGGATCAATTCAACAAATTAGATGAGTATAAAAATTCGCTAACGGTCAATTCCCTAAAGGATGAAAAATTATTGATCGAGAAAGACTCTAGCCTTGCAAACAAACGTAAGAGATGGCACGAGACCATCAATCAGGATATGTACATTGAAGAAGCCGTAAATGTCTTGAAAGATTTAAAGACCAATACCATCAAGGACAACGGCATGACCATCAAAAATTAA
- a CDS encoding ABC transporter permease, with amino-acid sequence MAVSNSVAFKTLQKLRSSFWGVLSLSIILVFIAIALFAYVIAPDSSRYANQMHISIHSQPPGFTADFIQLPAQNQSTSLTDFWNGHDASTTEIPYEAIERKPDGIYYRPYDVDGQQQPFQKLESPVAKETSLSRFRESYTTQKTFILGTDKYGRDLLSRMIIGARVSISIGFVAVLISLLIGIPLGAIAGFYGGKVDAAIMWIINVTWSIPTLLMVIAISIALGKGFLTVFIAVGLTMWVEIARVVRGQMIVAKEYQYVTAARALGFNDLRIITRHILPNILAPVIVISAANFAAAILIEAGLSFLGLGAQPPIPSWGSMIKDHYQYIILDKAYLAIVPGVAIMVLVMAFMLLGNSLRDALDVKSTS; translated from the coding sequence ATGGCGGTAAGCAATTCAGTAGCATTTAAAACGCTCCAGAAACTAAGAAGTAGTTTCTGGGGCGTTTTGAGTTTATCCATTATTTTGGTGTTCATTGCGATAGCATTGTTTGCATACGTTATCGCACCAGATAGCAGTAGGTATGCTAACCAGATGCACATTTCCATCCACTCGCAGCCACCTGGTTTTACCGCAGACTTTATACAATTACCAGCACAAAACCAGTCCACTTCCCTAACGGACTTCTGGAATGGCCATGACGCCAGCACTACTGAAATACCATACGAGGCCATAGAAAGAAAACCAGATGGTATTTATTATCGACCCTATGATGTAGATGGCCAGCAACAACCCTTTCAAAAGCTGGAATCTCCAGTTGCAAAAGAGACGTCGTTATCTCGCTTTCGCGAAAGCTACACTACCCAAAAAACTTTTATACTAGGAACAGACAAGTATGGTAGAGACCTGCTTAGTCGCATGATTATTGGTGCACGAGTAAGCATTAGTATTGGGTTTGTGGCTGTGCTTATTTCCTTATTGATCGGAATCCCGTTGGGAGCGATTGCTGGATTTTACGGTGGTAAAGTAGACGCCGCCATCATGTGGATCATTAATGTTACTTGGTCCATTCCAACCTTGTTGATGGTCATCGCTATCAGTATTGCGCTGGGCAAAGGATTTCTTACCGTGTTTATTGCCGTAGGCTTGACCATGTGGGTAGAAATCGCTCGTGTAGTGCGAGGACAAATGATTGTTGCCAAAGAATATCAATACGTCACTGCAGCAAGAGCTCTAGGATTTAACGATTTGCGCATCATTACCAGGCATATCCTGCCTAATATTTTAGCGCCAGTGATTGTCATCAGTGCAGCAAATTTTGCTGCCGCCATCTTGATAGAAGCTGGACTTAGCTTTTTGGGATTGGGTGCGCAGCCGCCTATACCTTCTTGGGGTAGCATGATCAAGGACCATTATCAATACATCATACTCGACAAAGCCTATCTAGCGATCGTTCCTGGCGTTGCCATTATGGTTTTAGTCATGGCGTTTATGCTATTGGGCAATTCTCTAAGAGATGCGCTGGATGTGAAATCTACCTCATGA
- a CDS encoding DNA/RNA non-specific endonuclease, translated as MKKVVYTIIAIGILVALFFVQRYQNTSISNENIENASRNNTDLSRADFLPVSNNQIVHHKSYSLSYNEQHEQAEWTVHVLRPSDIKDVDYERPYFEIDDMVSTGAASWRNYKNSGYDRGHLVPAGDRRGSYEDYEETFLTSNISPQRHDFNSGIWNRLEQKVRYYAQRNDAIYVVTGSILEDGLESIGSENVSVPEQFYKIIYKQQNGKPSMLAFLVPHQETSRSIYDFVVPVDSIEQITGTDFFAQLPDAIENELEKSTDRSGW; from the coding sequence ATGAAGAAAGTCGTTTATACCATAATTGCCATTGGGATTTTGGTCGCCTTGTTTTTTGTACAACGCTATCAGAACACGAGCATTTCCAATGAGAATATCGAGAATGCTTCACGAAACAATACAGATCTATCTCGCGCCGATTTCCTTCCTGTTTCCAACAACCAGATCGTACACCATAAGTCTTATAGTTTGTCCTATAATGAGCAACACGAACAAGCCGAATGGACCGTCCATGTTCTAAGACCCAGCGATATTAAAGACGTAGACTATGAAAGACCCTATTTTGAGATAGATGATATGGTCAGCACTGGTGCGGCAAGCTGGCGCAACTACAAAAATAGTGGTTATGATCGCGGCCATTTAGTTCCTGCTGGCGACAGGCGTGGATCCTATGAAGATTATGAGGAAACGTTTTTAACGAGCAATATAAGCCCGCAACGTCATGATTTCAATTCTGGAATATGGAATAGGTTGGAGCAAAAAGTGAGGTATTATGCCCAACGTAATGATGCTATTTATGTAGTCACTGGATCCATTTTGGAAGATGGCCTGGAAAGTATAGGATCAGAAAATGTGAGCGTACCTGAGCAGTTTTACAAGATCATTTACAAGCAACAAAATGGCAAACCATCCATGCTGGCTTTCTTGGTGCCGCATCAAGAGACCTCACGATCCATCTATGATTTTGTGGTGCCAGTAGATTCCATTGAGCAAATCACGGGAACCGATTTCTTTGCACAATTACCTGATGCCATAGAAAATGAGCTGGAGAAAAGCACAGACCGGTCGGGTTGGTAG
- the rodA gene encoding rod shape-determining protein RodA, giving the protein MLDSAIGDKPKFDVSIILIYLALVLMGWVSIYSAAPVESHGSIFDINEVYGKQFLRIILAIIMIVVIFAIEVKFFERFAGVIYVISLISLLGLFVFGVEISGARSWYGFGGLRLQPSEFAKFATALALAKYLSQLDVSVKEVKHFLIVALIVLLPAILIVPQPDPGSALIYVAFFFALHREGLSVWFLMLGLIGLTVFLGTILVGPWWIVGASVVVVAVLFSLSRKRYKKRLSKKPKISLYLLAMIACIGLAFAVGPIYENVFSERHRNRIDIVLGRVEDSQGIQYNIIQSEIAIGSGGITGKGLLKGTQTQGQFVPEQHTDFIFSAIGEEFGLLGAGLVVILFMLLIYRLIIMAERQRNQFARIYGYSAAGIFFLHFFVNVGMVLGLLPTVGIPLPFLSYGGSSLWGFTLLLFIFVKLDAHRMSYQH; this is encoded by the coding sequence GTGTTAGACAGTGCCATAGGTGACAAGCCCAAGTTTGACGTCAGTATTATCCTGATCTATCTGGCATTAGTACTGATGGGTTGGGTAAGTATCTATAGCGCGGCACCCGTAGAAAGCCACGGTTCCATTTTTGACATCAACGAAGTTTACGGTAAGCAATTCTTACGTATCATACTGGCGATCATTATGATCGTTGTCATTTTTGCAATTGAGGTAAAGTTCTTTGAACGTTTTGCAGGAGTGATTTATGTCATCTCTTTGATTTCGCTTTTGGGGCTGTTCGTCTTTGGAGTAGAGATTTCTGGAGCGCGATCGTGGTACGGCTTTGGTGGGTTGCGGTTACAGCCCAGTGAGTTTGCAAAGTTTGCCACGGCACTGGCATTGGCAAAATATTTAAGTCAGCTGGATGTTTCTGTCAAAGAAGTGAAGCACTTTTTGATCGTTGCGCTTATCGTGCTGCTACCAGCCATTTTGATCGTGCCACAACCAGATCCTGGAAGTGCACTTATTTACGTTGCCTTTTTCTTTGCACTACATCGCGAAGGCTTATCGGTCTGGTTCCTCATGTTGGGACTTATCGGGCTCACTGTTTTCTTGGGCACCATCTTAGTAGGTCCATGGTGGATCGTTGGAGCTAGTGTTGTTGTGGTGGCGGTACTTTTTTCGCTTTCGCGAAAGCGATATAAAAAAAGGCTTTCCAAAAAACCTAAAATATCACTTTATCTATTAGCCATGATTGCCTGCATAGGCCTTGCATTTGCCGTAGGTCCTATTTATGAAAATGTTTTTAGTGAACGGCACCGTAACCGTATCGATATCGTGCTGGGTAGGGTTGAGGATAGTCAAGGAATCCAGTACAATATTATTCAAAGCGAGATCGCGATAGGCAGCGGCGGCATTACCGGTAAGGGATTGCTTAAGGGAACGCAAACGCAAGGCCAGTTTGTTCCAGAACAACATACAGACTTCATATTTTCTGCGATAGGAGAGGAATTTGGATTGCTGGGTGCAGGTCTGGTGGTTATCCTTTTCATGTTACTCATCTACCGATTGATCATCATGGCAGAGCGCCAGCGCAACCAGTTTGCTAGAATTTATGGCTACAGCGCCGCAGGAATCTTTTTCCTGCACTTTTTTGTGAATGTAGGTATGGTGCTGGGACTTTTGCCTACGGTAGGTATCCCATTGCCCTTTCTAAGCTATGGTGGTAGTAGCTTGTGGGGTTTTACTTTGCTACTGTTTATTTTTGTGAAGTTGGACGCTCATAGAATGAGTTACCAGCATTAG
- the mrdA gene encoding penicillin-binding protein 2: MKKLLLLFFVTLTGVIFLARLIYLQVFSEELKLKSELNAVKTVFDYPERGFIYDRNGKLMVANQTAYDVMVVPREVKVFDTLELCNLLQMEKPDLIKQIEKAKNWSWRKPSVIMPQLTQMEYAPLQEKLRKFPGFYTQRRSLRKYLVDHSANVLGYIREVNQTEIDRDDSYEMGDLKGKSGIEAQYEKELRGKKGVKRYLRDNFGRPISSYENGLYDTIPQAGVNLTITLDSKLQEYGQQLMQNKRGGIVAIEPKTGEILSLISAPFYDPSITMGRDRSKNINALIRDTITRPTYDRGLQAQYAPGSPFKVLNALIGLQENAVKTTDRFYCAHGYAYGGRKKLGCHSHSSPLSMERGIAESCNAYFAQVYRRIIEGHKNSHEGMDAWSDHVKSFGLGNFLGYDLPAGRRGNVPDSEYYDKWYPDGNWYATTTISNSIGQGEVLATPIQLANMTAAIANRGYFYTPHIVKKKDGKDISDPKYTSKRYTTIDAEHFEPVIEGMNQVYKTGTASTVQIPGIEICGKTGTAENFAKIDGVTTQLTDHSVFIAFAPKDDPQIAIAVFIENGYWGSRYAAKIASLMIEKHLKGEITRTDLESWVLNHTLEQEYEKPYSGKPFQINGPPVPIDGPKVTIQDPSLILF, from the coding sequence ATGAAAAAATTATTGCTTCTCTTTTTTGTTACACTCACAGGAGTCATCTTCTTGGCAAGATTGATTTACCTGCAAGTTTTTAGTGAAGAACTGAAGCTCAAATCTGAACTTAACGCTGTAAAAACCGTATTTGATTATCCAGAACGCGGTTTTATCTACGATCGAAATGGGAAATTAATGGTCGCTAACCAGACCGCTTATGATGTCATGGTAGTGCCTCGTGAGGTCAAAGTTTTTGACACGTTGGAGTTGTGTAATCTTCTCCAAATGGAAAAACCAGATTTGATCAAGCAAATTGAAAAGGCAAAGAATTGGTCCTGGCGCAAACCTAGTGTCATCATGCCACAGCTTACTCAAATGGAATATGCTCCATTACAGGAAAAGCTCCGCAAATTTCCAGGTTTCTATACGCAACGTCGATCCCTTAGAAAATATTTGGTAGATCACAGTGCTAATGTTTTAGGTTATATACGTGAGGTAAATCAAACTGAGATCGATAGGGATGATTCCTATGAAATGGGTGACTTGAAGGGTAAAAGCGGTATCGAGGCTCAATATGAAAAGGAATTAAGAGGCAAAAAAGGAGTAAAAAGATACTTGAGAGACAACTTTGGTCGACCTATTAGCTCTTATGAGAATGGCTTATATGATACCATACCGCAGGCTGGTGTAAACCTTACAATTACATTAGATAGTAAGTTGCAGGAGTACGGCCAGCAGTTAATGCAAAATAAGCGCGGTGGTATTGTGGCGATTGAACCTAAAACGGGTGAGATTCTAAGCCTTATCTCAGCACCATTTTATGACCCGAGTATTACCATGGGTCGCGACCGTTCTAAAAATATCAATGCCCTTATAAGAGATACGATCACCAGACCAACGTATGATCGTGGTCTCCAAGCTCAATATGCGCCTGGATCTCCATTCAAGGTGTTGAATGCACTTATCGGGCTCCAAGAGAATGCTGTAAAAACTACGGATCGATTTTATTGTGCCCATGGTTATGCCTATGGTGGTAGAAAAAAACTAGGTTGTCACAGCCATAGCAGTCCGTTGTCCATGGAGCGAGGCATCGCCGAGTCCTGCAACGCCTATTTTGCTCAAGTGTACCGCAGGATCATAGAAGGACACAAAAACAGCCATGAAGGTATGGACGCCTGGAGTGACCATGTAAAATCCTTTGGTTTAGGTAATTTTTTGGGTTACGATTTACCAGCTGGTAGAAGAGGCAATGTACCTGATAGTGAGTATTACGATAAGTGGTATCCAGATGGGAATTGGTACGCTACCACGACCATATCCAATAGTATAGGACAAGGTGAGGTATTAGCGACGCCTATACAACTCGCTAATATGACAGCGGCAATCGCTAACCGCGGTTATTTTTATACACCTCACATCGTTAAAAAGAAGGATGGAAAGGATATTTCAGATCCTAAATACACTTCAAAAAGATACACTACCATAGATGCAGAACATTTTGAACCGGTCATCGAAGGAATGAATCAAGTGTACAAAACTGGGACGGCTTCTACCGTTCAGATTCCAGGAATTGAGATTTGCGGTAAAACAGGAACAGCAGAAAATTTTGCCAAAATCGACGGTGTCACCACACAGTTGACAGACCACAGTGTATTCATCGCTTTTGCTCCTAAAGATGATCCGCAAATCGCTATTGCCGTATTTATTGAAAACGGATATTGGGGATCACGATATGCTGCAAAAATTGCCAGCTTGATGATAGAGAAACACTTAAAAGGCGAGATCACCAGAACAGACCTGGAAAGTTGGGTACTCAATCACACGCTGGAGCAGGAATATGAAAAACCATACAGTGGTAAACCTTTCCAGATCAATGGACCACCAGTTCCTATTGACGGTCCCAAGGTCACCATTCAAGATCCTTCCTTAATTTTATTTTAG
- the mreC gene encoding rod shape-determining protein MreC has translation MQHIINFLIKYRNLLLYLFLFSVGLVFTIQSHEYHRNSFIHSTGNVTGNILQVRNDVYSYFDLNRQNTYLSEENARLRMRLLAVGDTLLGDEATLMFSDGLPYKVMPARVVKNSYDKLDNFITLDIGSNENIQPDMGVITSNGIVGIVDVTSDQFSRVISVLNSEISLNAQIKNTATIGSLVWDGSDPYKMSLIDVPRLATVSKGDTIITGQQSTTFPPDIEIGVIEDAELIDNGSRYRIDVRLFNDMTDLGHVYVIKNRDTEALKVIDTLTNE, from the coding sequence ATGCAACATATCATCAATTTTCTGATCAAGTACAGAAACTTGCTGTTGTATCTATTCTTGTTTTCTGTAGGATTGGTGTTTACCATCCAGTCGCATGAATATCATCGCAATTCTTTTATTCACTCCACGGGTAACGTGACGGGAAACATTCTCCAAGTGAGAAATGACGTTTATTCCTATTTTGATCTGAACAGACAAAACACCTATTTAAGTGAGGAGAATGCTAGACTGCGCATGAGATTACTGGCTGTAGGTGATACTCTGTTAGGAGATGAAGCTACATTAATGTTTTCGGACGGTCTTCCTTATAAAGTGATGCCTGCTAGAGTTGTCAAGAATAGCTACGATAAGTTGGATAATTTTATAACGCTGGATATAGGTTCCAATGAAAATATCCAGCCCGACATGGGTGTGATCACCAGCAACGGAATTGTGGGTATCGTTGATGTTACAAGCGATCAATTCTCAAGAGTTATTTCGGTTTTAAATTCTGAGATATCACTCAACGCTCAAATCAAAAACACGGCGACCATAGGTTCATTAGTTTGGGATGGATCTGACCCTTATAAGATGAGCTTGATTGACGTCCCAAGACTGGCAACAGTTTCTAAAGGTGATACCATTATTACTGGACAACAATCCACGACGTTTCCACCAGATATAGAAATAGGAGTCATTGAAGATGCAGAGCTTATTGACAACGGTTCCAGATATAGAATTGATGTGAGGTTATTCAATGACATGACAGATTTAGGTCATGTCTATGTCATCAAAAATCGAGACACTGAGGCGCTCAAGGTAATAGATACGTTGACTAATGAATGA
- a CDS encoding rod shape-determining protein gives MGFFDFLTEDIAIDLGTANTLIVHNGKVVVDSPSIVARDRTTGKIIAVGKEAAMMQGKTHENIKTIRPLKDGVIADFDASEKMISMFIKEIPALKKKLFTPSLRMVICIPSGITEVEMRAVKDSAERVNGKEVYLIHEPMAAAIGIGIDIMQPKGNMIVDIGGGTTEIAVIALGGIVCDKSVKIAGDVFTNDIVYYMRTQHNLYVGERTAEKIKIQIGAATEDLEVPPEEMNVQGRDLLTGKPKEVKIGYREIAKALDKSILRVEDAVMETLSQTPPELAADIYNTGIYLAGGGSMLRGLDKRLSQKTDLPVYIAEDPLRAVVRGTGLTLKNLDKYKSVLANK, from the coding sequence ATGGGATTTTTTGATTTTCTTACTGAAGATATTGCCATCGATTTAGGTACGGCAAATACACTCATTGTCCACAACGGTAAAGTTGTCGTGGACAGTCCATCCATTGTCGCTCGTGATCGAACTACAGGCAAGATCATTGCTGTAGGCAAGGAAGCTGCGATGATGCAGGGAAAAACGCATGAAAATATCAAAACCATTCGCCCATTGAAAGATGGTGTTATTGCAGATTTTGATGCCAGTGAAAAGATGATTTCCATGTTTATCAAGGAAATTCCTGCTCTTAAGAAAAAACTCTTTACACCATCCTTGAGAATGGTGATCTGTATACCTTCAGGAATTACTGAGGTTGAAATGCGTGCGGTAAAGGATAGTGCAGAGCGTGTGAATGGTAAAGAAGTGTACTTGATACACGAGCCTATGGCAGCAGCGATAGGTATAGGTATTGATATAATGCAGCCTAAAGGGAACATGATTGTGGACATAGGTGGTGGAACAACGGAGATTGCGGTCATCGCTTTAGGAGGTATCGTTTGTGATAAATCGGTCAAGATTGCGGGTGATGTATTTACCAATGATATTGTTTACTACATGCGCACCCAGCACAATTTATATGTAGGTGAGCGTACTGCAGAGAAAATCAAAATCCAAATAGGAGCAGCGACTGAAGACCTTGAAGTGCCGCCAGAAGAGATGAACGTTCAAGGACGTGACTTACTTACCGGTAAACCTAAAGAAGTGAAGATAGGTTATCGCGAGATCGCCAAAGCACTTGATAAATCCATCCTGCGCGTTGAGGATGCAGTTATGGAGACCTTATCCCAAACGCCGCCAGAACTCGCAGCTGATATCTACAATACCGGTATTTATCTTGCCGGTGGTGGATCCATGTTAAGAGGTCTTGATAAACGACTGTCGCAAAAGACAGACCTGCCAGTTTATATTGCAGAGGATCCATTGCGAGCTGTAGTAAGAGGTACTGGACTAACGCTCAAGAATCTGGATAAATACAAAAGCGTATTAGCTAACAAGTAA